The proteins below come from a single Acidobacteriota bacterium genomic window:
- the nuoL gene encoding NADH-quinone oxidoreductase subunit L, producing the protein MLDSFPILLLFPLLGAAICGLAGKRLPERAVGAIACSAVFASFLVAAASFFELLGLSPEQRVRVVEAFTWIQAGDFASSASFLFDPLSSLMILVVTGVGFLIHLYSMGYMQGEDGYYRYFAYLNLFIFMMSVLVLADNYLLMFVGWEGVGLCSYLLIGYYFKERFAGDAAKKAFIVNRIGDFGFLLGMFLLFSEFGTLAYLDVFESVSALSPESGFGVLSLITLLFFVGATGKSAQIPLFTWLPDAMAGPTPVSALIHAATMVTAGVYMIARSSALYSRAPDTLLIVAVVALATALLSALIAVAQRDIKKVLAYSTVSQLGYMFLACGVGAYTAGIFHLMTHAFFKALLFLGSGSVILAMHHQQDLFKMGGLRKYLPWTWATMGIATLAIAGFPFLSGFFSKDEILWEAFSSPYGGPAFYAVGALVAGLTSFYMFRLMFLCFHGSERIEMGEHHGDDDHHAQGPEKQAHHDAKPKEPGMVVLLPLVLLAVLSFIGGWVGLPPWLAETNQLHHFLEPSFQYKYSLAAAGEHHGDHTAMELTLAGLAVALGLVGFLVAYWSYIRDPELPQRVSTRFAGAYQLMRNKFLVDELYDALFVHPLQWISRNILWRLMDASIIDGLVNGTAALVQIFSQMARRMQTGYVRSYAAWVLFGTVLIFVFYFTS; encoded by the coding sequence ATGCTGGATAGCTTTCCCATATTGCTGCTCTTCCCCCTGCTGGGAGCCGCCATCTGCGGACTGGCGGGCAAGCGGCTGCCGGAGCGGGCGGTGGGCGCCATCGCCTGCTCGGCCGTCTTTGCCTCCTTCCTGGTGGCGGCGGCCAGCTTCTTCGAGCTGCTGGGACTGTCGCCGGAGCAGCGCGTCCGCGTGGTCGAGGCCTTTACCTGGATTCAAGCCGGAGACTTCGCCTCCAGCGCTTCCTTCCTCTTCGATCCCCTTTCCTCCCTCATGATCCTGGTGGTCACGGGAGTGGGCTTCCTCATTCACCTGTATTCCATGGGATACATGCAGGGAGAGGACGGATACTACCGCTACTTCGCCTATCTCAACCTCTTCATCTTCATGATGAGCGTGCTGGTGCTGGCCGACAACTACCTGCTCATGTTCGTGGGCTGGGAAGGCGTGGGACTGTGTTCTTACCTGCTCATCGGCTATTACTTCAAGGAGCGCTTCGCCGGGGATGCCGCCAAGAAAGCCTTCATCGTCAACCGCATCGGCGATTTCGGCTTCCTGCTGGGCATGTTCCTGCTCTTCAGCGAATTCGGAACCCTGGCTTACCTGGACGTCTTCGAGAGCGTGTCGGCCCTTTCGCCCGAAAGCGGCTTCGGCGTTCTTTCCCTGATCACCCTGCTCTTTTTCGTCGGCGCCACCGGCAAAAGCGCCCAGATTCCGCTCTTCACCTGGCTGCCCGACGCCATGGCCGGCCCGACCCCGGTCAGCGCCCTCATCCACGCCGCCACCATGGTTACGGCCGGCGTCTACATGATCGCCCGCTCCTCGGCCCTCTACAGCCGGGCCCCCGACACCCTGCTGATCGTGGCGGTGGTGGCCCTGGCCACGGCCCTGCTCTCGGCACTGATCGCGGTAGCCCAGCGCGACATCAAGAAAGTCCTGGCCTATTCCACCGTCAGCCAGCTCGGCTACATGTTTCTGGCCTGCGGAGTAGGCGCCTACACGGCTGGCATATTTCATCTCATGACCCACGCCTTCTTTAAGGCTCTGCTCTTTTTGGGCTCAGGAAGCGTCATCCTGGCCATGCATCACCAGCAGGACCTTTTCAAGATGGGAGGGCTGCGCAAGTACCTGCCCTGGACCTGGGCCACCATGGGCATCGCCACTCTGGCCATTGCCGGATTCCCCTTTCTCTCGGGCTTCTTCTCCAAGGACGAGATCCTTTGGGAAGCTTTCTCCAGTCCCTACGGCGGACCGGCCTTCTACGCGGTCGGGGCCCTGGTTGCCGGATTGACGTCCTTTTACATGTTCCGCCTCATGTTTCTTTGCTTCCACGGTTCGGAACGCATCGAGATGGGCGAGCATCACGGCGATGACGACCATCACGCCCAAGGACCCGAGAAGCAAGCCCATCACGATGCCAAACCCAAGGAACCCGGCATGGTGGTGCTGCTTCCGCTGGTGCTGCTGGCCGTGCTTTCCTTCATAGGCGGATGGGTGGGCCTGCCGCCCTGGCTGGCTGAGACCAACCAGTTGCATCACTTCCTGGAGCCGTCCTTCCAGTACAAGTACTCGTTGGCCGCGGCGGGCGAGCATCACGGCGACCATACCGCCATGGAGTTGACCTTGGCCGGCTTGGCGGTGGCCCTGGGATTGGTGGGATTTCTGGTGGCCTACTGGTCTTACATCCGAGATCCCGAGCTGCCGCAACGGGTATCCACCCGCTTCGCCGGAGCTTATCAACTCATGCGCAACAAGTTTCTGGTGGACGAGCTATACGACGCCCTCTTCGTCCATCCCCTGCAGTGGATTTCGCGCAACATCCTGTGGCGGCTCATGGACGCCTCCATCATTGACGGGCTGGTCAACGGAACGGCCGCCCTGGTGCAGATCTTCAGCCAGATGGCGCGTCGCATGCAGACCGGCTACGTGCGCAGCTACGCCGCCTGGGTGCTTTTCGGCACCGTGCTGATTTTCGTCTTCTATTTCACCTCGTGA
- a CDS encoding NADH-quinone oxidoreductase subunit J: protein MELIVFYLLAALAVGSALAVVFQRRAVYSALALIICFGAIAALFIQLGAYFIGAVQIIVYAGAIMVLFLFVIMLLDPKTEIFRAKRQGAILIAASPMVVFVAYALIRTLRTGGPAGGLGERGSLHEVARLLFRDYLLPFELTSILILVAVIGAIVLAKRQKD, encoded by the coding sequence GTGGAACTGATCGTTTTTTACTTATTGGCGGCGTTGGCTGTGGGATCGGCCCTGGCCGTCGTTTTTCAGCGCCGCGCCGTCTACAGCGCCCTGGCTTTGATCATCTGTTTCGGAGCCATCGCGGCCCTCTTCATTCAGTTGGGAGCCTACTTCATCGGCGCCGTCCAGATCATCGTCTACGCGGGCGCCATCATGGTGCTCTTTCTCTTCGTCATCATGCTGCTCGATCCCAAGACCGAGATCTTCCGCGCCAAACGTCAGGGCGCCATCCTGATCGCGGCCAGTCCCATGGTTGTTTTCGTGGCCTATGCCCTCATCCGCACGCTGAGAACGGGGGGGCCGGCGGGAGGCCTGGGAGAGAGAGGGTCGCTGCATGAAGTGGCCCGCTTACTGTTCCGCGACTACCTGCTCCCCTTTGAGCTGACATCGATACTCATCCTGGTGGCCGTCATCGGCGCCATCGTGCTGGCCAAACGGCAAAAGGACTGA
- a CDS encoding LysR family transcriptional regulator → MDYQALRVFLTVVEEGSFSRASERLLRTQPAVSLAVRRLEEEVGETLIDRSSRELLLTDAGRTVLDYAKRARTVERDLNNALTELRDLSAGRLTIGANESSTLYLLQHLSRFRKLYPKVRVQVLRCQSSRIPDMLLGGELELGVISYRPVQKQIVSQIIFTDHLSFICSPRHRLASQKEVSIQELGMETFIAHNVVSPYRRVVLQKFQEKRVPLNMDIEMPTVEAIHKLIQRDEGVSFLPRMCVEHEIEQGTLREVGVKEIQVERKIRLVYPKKRTLSRASKAFLDLLSQDEDQTA, encoded by the coding sequence ATGGATTATCAAGCTTTACGAGTTTTCTTGACGGTGGTGGAAGAAGGCAGCTTTTCCCGCGCTTCCGAGCGCCTGCTCCGCACCCAGCCGGCCGTCTCCTTGGCCGTGCGGCGGCTGGAGGAGGAAGTGGGCGAGACTCTGATCGACCGCTCCAGCCGCGAACTGCTGCTGACCGACGCCGGACGCACCGTGCTCGACTACGCCAAGCGGGCCCGCACGGTGGAGCGCGACCTCAACAACGCCCTCACCGAATTGCGCGATCTCTCGGCGGGACGCCTGACCATCGGTGCCAACGAGTCCTCCACCCTCTACCTGCTGCAGCACCTGAGCCGCTTCCGCAAGCTCTACCCCAAGGTCAGGGTGCAGGTGCTGCGCTGTCAGTCCTCGCGCATTCCCGACATGCTCCTGGGGGGCGAACTCGAACTGGGGGTGATTTCTTACCGTCCTGTGCAGAAGCAGATCGTCAGCCAGATCATCTTCACCGATCACCTCAGCTTCATCTGTTCGCCCCGCCACCGCCTGGCCTCGCAAAAGGAAGTCTCGATTCAGGAACTGGGAATGGAGACTTTCATTGCCCACAACGTCGTCTCTCCCTACCGGCGGGTGGTGCTGCAAAAGTTCCAGGAAAAGCGCGTTCCGCTCAATATGGACATCGAGATGCCCACGGTGGAAGCCATCCACAAGCTGATCCAGCGCGACGAAGGCGTGTCTTTCCTGCCCCGCATGTGCGTAGAACATGAAATCGAGCAGGGCACGCTGCGCGAAGTCGGCGTCAAGGAAATCCAGGTGGAGCGCAAGATCCGCCTGGTCTACCCCAAAAAGCGCACCCTCAGCCGCGCCTCCAAAGCCTTCCTCGACCTCCTCAGCCAAGACGAGGACCAGACCGCTTGA
- the ilvC gene encoding ketol-acid reductoisomerase, with product MAQTFYQQDADLDLIKAKKVAIIGYGSQGHAHALNLSESGVKVRVGLRKGSASWPKAQAAGLMVQTVAEVCRWADVIMILAPDTVQPQLYSQQIAPCLEPGDTLMFGHGFNIRFGTIQPPRDVDVSMVAPKAPGHRVRETYQAGEGTPALVAVEQDASGQAFDLALSYAAALGCARAGVIYTTFAEETETDLFGEQAVLCGGVSQLVKAGFETLVEAGYQPEVAYFECLHELKLIVDLMYRGGLNYMRYSVSDTAEYGDYSAGPRVINEEVRQEMGKLLAEIRDGSFARRWIEECESGQPRFRSSRTRERYHAIEEVGAKLRRQMPFLNAVEAEETESQAIPEGQSDPRNVVFF from the coding sequence GTGGCACAGACTTTTTACCAGCAGGATGCCGACTTGGATCTCATCAAGGCCAAGAAGGTGGCGATTATCGGATATGGCTCGCAGGGGCACGCCCATGCCCTCAACCTCAGCGAGAGCGGAGTCAAGGTGCGGGTGGGACTGCGCAAAGGATCGGCAAGCTGGCCCAAGGCCCAGGCCGCCGGACTCATGGTGCAGACCGTAGCCGAGGTCTGCCGATGGGCCGACGTCATCATGATCCTGGCTCCCGACACCGTTCAGCCTCAGCTCTACAGCCAGCAGATCGCGCCTTGCCTGGAGCCGGGCGACACGCTCATGTTCGGGCACGGATTCAACATCCGCTTCGGCACCATTCAGCCTCCCCGCGACGTCGACGTCAGCATGGTGGCTCCCAAGGCCCCGGGTCACCGCGTCCGCGAGACCTATCAGGCCGGCGAAGGCACGCCTGCGCTGGTGGCGGTGGAACAGGATGCCTCGGGGCAGGCTTTCGACCTGGCCCTCTCCTACGCCGCGGCGCTGGGATGCGCGCGGGCGGGAGTCATCTACACGACCTTTGCCGAGGAGACCGAGACCGACCTTTTCGGCGAGCAGGCCGTCCTCTGCGGAGGGGTCAGCCAACTGGTCAAGGCGGGCTTCGAGACCCTGGTGGAAGCGGGATACCAGCCTGAGGTGGCCTACTTCGAATGCCTCCACGAACTGAAGCTGATCGTCGATTTGATGTACCGCGGCGGACTCAACTACATGCGCTACTCGGTCAGCGATACCGCCGAGTACGGCGACTACAGCGCCGGTCCGCGGGTCATCAACGAAGAGGTTCGCCAGGAGATGGGCAAGCTGCTGGCCGAGATCCGCGACGGATCCTTCGCCCGCCGCTGGATCGAAGAATGCGAAAGCGGCCAGCCCCGGTTCCGCTCCAGCCGCACCCGCGAGCGCTACCACGCCATCGAGGAAGTGGGCGCCAAGCTGCGCCGCCAGATGCCCTTCCTGAACGCCGTAGAAGCCGAAGAAACCGAATCTCAGGCCATTCCCGAAGGCCAGTCAGACCCCCGTAACGTAGTCTTCTTCTAA
- the ilvB gene encoding biosynthetic-type acetolactate synthase large subunit: MSQKTGAQIIWECLLKEQVETVFGYPGGAILPAYDALTQYRIRHVLVRHEQGAAHMADGYARASGKVGVALATSGPGATNLVTGIATAMMDSSPVVCITGQVPGPVIGRDAFQECDVTGITLPITKHNYLVTRAQHIAPTIKEAFHLARSGRPGPVLVDITKDAQQESADFDWDDIEVRLPGARPASGVLPDELQQAVELINAAQKPLILAGQGVIQSGSTEGLLQFVDKTSIPVSCTLLGLGGFPASHPLNLGMMGMHGESWVNHAIQQADLLLAFGMRFDDRVTGNPATYATAAKKIHVDIDRAEINKNVQVDLGIVGDLRDTLLQLNEAVDECSHRQWNADIEEMKGDSAVRDIQTLPDNGRLYAAHVINDIWNLTDGKAMVVTDVGQHQMWEAQYYKHEFPRQLITSGGLGTMGFALPAAIGARMACPEGEIWVVCGDGGFQMTACELSTCAQEELDINVAIINNGYLGMVRQWQEFFYEKRYSATPLRNPDFCLLAQAHGLQTLQARTRSQARESIAKARRTQGTVVVDFRVEQEDSVYPMVPAGNCLHDMIRRPLEENPLVETAQSRW; the protein is encoded by the coding sequence ATGAGCCAAAAGACGGGAGCCCAGATCATCTGGGAATGCTTGCTGAAGGAGCAGGTGGAGACCGTCTTCGGCTATCCCGGCGGCGCTATTCTTCCGGCCTACGACGCCCTGACCCAATACCGCATCCGCCACGTGCTGGTGCGTCACGAGCAGGGCGCAGCCCACATGGCGGACGGGTATGCCCGGGCCTCGGGCAAGGTGGGCGTTGCCTTGGCCACCTCCGGACCCGGGGCCACCAACCTGGTGACGGGAATCGCCACGGCCATGATGGACTCTTCGCCCGTGGTGTGCATCACCGGACAGGTGCCCGGCCCGGTCATCGGACGCGACGCCTTCCAGGAATGCGACGTCACCGGCATTACCCTTCCCATCACCAAGCATAATTACCTGGTGACCCGCGCCCAGCACATCGCTCCCACGATTAAGGAGGCCTTCCACCTGGCGCGCAGCGGACGTCCCGGCCCCGTGCTGGTCGACATCACCAAAGATGCCCAGCAAGAGAGCGCCGACTTCGATTGGGACGACATCGAAGTCCGCCTGCCGGGAGCCCGCCCCGCCTCGGGAGTCCTCCCGGACGAACTGCAGCAGGCCGTCGAGTTGATCAACGCCGCTCAGAAACCCCTGATTCTGGCTGGACAAGGCGTTATTCAATCGGGATCGACCGAGGGCTTGCTGCAGTTTGTCGACAAAACCTCCATTCCCGTCTCCTGCACCCTGCTGGGGTTGGGCGGCTTTCCCGCCTCTCATCCCCTCAACCTGGGAATGATGGGGATGCATGGGGAGTCCTGGGTCAACCACGCCATCCAGCAAGCCGACCTGCTGCTGGCCTTCGGCATGCGCTTCGACGACAGGGTGACGGGCAATCCGGCCACATACGCCACCGCAGCCAAGAAGATCCACGTCGATATCGACCGCGCCGAAATCAACAAGAACGTGCAGGTGGATCTAGGCATCGTCGGCGACCTGCGCGACACGCTGCTGCAACTGAACGAAGCGGTCGACGAATGCTCTCACCGCCAGTGGAATGCCGACATCGAGGAGATGAAAGGCGACTCGGCGGTTCGCGACATCCAGACCCTGCCCGACAACGGACGCCTTTACGCCGCCCATGTCATCAACGACATTTGGAACTTGACCGATGGCAAAGCCATGGTGGTGACCGACGTGGGACAGCACCAGATGTGGGAGGCTCAGTACTACAAGCACGAGTTTCCCCGCCAGCTCATCACCTCGGGCGGACTGGGCACCATGGGATTCGCCCTGCCCGCCGCCATCGGGGCCCGCATGGCCTGTCCCGAAGGAGAAATCTGGGTGGTGTGCGGCGACGGCGGATTCCAGATGACGGCCTGCGAACTCTCGACTTGCGCCCAGGAGGAGCTCGACATCAACGTGGCCATCATCAACAACGGTTATCTGGGCATGGTGCGCCAGTGGCAGGAGTTCTTCTACGAGAAACGCTACAGTGCCACGCCCCTGCGCAATCCCGATTTCTGCCTCCTGGCCCAGGCCCACGGACTTCAGACCTTGCAGGCCAGAACCCGCAGCCAGGCCAGAGAGTCCATCGCCAAGGCCCGCCGCACCCAAGGTACGGTGGTGGTCGACTTCCGGGTCGAGCAAGAGGACAGCGTTTATCCCATGGTTCCGGCGGGCAATTGCCTGCACGACATGATCAGGCGTCCGCTGGAGGAGAATCCGCTGGTGGAGACGGCCCAATCCCGATGGTGA
- the nuoK gene encoding NADH-quinone oxidoreductase subunit NuoK yields MVPTAHYLILGAVLFSIGSFGVLFRRNAITMFMCVEIMLNAVNLTLIAYSRSLQQVDGQIFVIFVMVVAAAEASVGLAIIVVLRKRQGTLDVDSIDNMKW; encoded by the coding sequence ATGGTTCCGACAGCACATTATTTGATTCTGGGAGCGGTGCTCTTTTCCATCGGATCGTTCGGCGTCCTCTTCAGACGCAACGCCATCACCATGTTCATGTGCGTCGAGATCATGCTCAACGCCGTGAACCTGACCCTGATCGCCTACTCCCGCAGCCTGCAGCAGGTGGACGGCCAGATCTTCGTCATCTTCGTCATGGTGGTGGCCGCCGCCGAAGCCTCGGTGGGGCTGGCCATTATCGTGGTGCTGCGCAAACGCCAAGGCACGCTGGATGTCGACTCCATCGACAATATGAAATGGTGA
- a CDS encoding NADH-quinone oxidoreductase subunit M produces the protein MSESMILTVVLLLPGLGVLALALLPSGSKEMLRLTALAATTLTFLASIPLWTGFEAASGAMQFTAEAPWFTLGTFQARYAVGIDGISLFLVLLTNLIMPLCILASWHVEKHLKGYLISMLALQVGMVGVFIALDLVLFYLFWEVMLIPMYFLIGIWGGERRIYAAVKFFLYTAAGSLLMLAALITLYFKVGSLNIVELTQALSSGAVFLDETTAFWLFSAFFLAFAIKVPLFPFHTWLPDAHVEAPTAGSVILAGVLLKMGTYGLLRFCLPMFPEAAVQAAPTVSWLAIIAIIYGALVAMVQPDVKKLVAYSSVSHMGLIVLGIFAFNMQAVEGATMQMLNHGISTGGLFLLVGMIYDRRHTRKIEDFGGLAQSMPVYAVLFMVITLSSIGLPGLNGFVGEFLTLQGTFLANPLYAAFATTGVILSAVYMLWMYQRVFLGKVSSSENRTLSDLSPREIGLLLPLVILALWMGLYSSSFLRPMDASIQKIVDRVEDVRQNQDMRVENRGN, from the coding sequence ATGTCTGAGAGCATGATCCTTACCGTCGTCTTGTTGCTGCCCGGCCTGGGGGTACTGGCTCTGGCGCTGCTCCCCTCCGGCAGCAAGGAAATGCTGCGCCTGACGGCACTGGCGGCCACCACCTTGACCTTTCTGGCTTCCATTCCCCTGTGGACGGGATTCGAGGCAGCTTCAGGCGCCATGCAGTTCACGGCTGAAGCGCCCTGGTTCACGCTGGGGACTTTCCAGGCCCGCTACGCCGTGGGCATTGACGGCATCAGCCTCTTCCTGGTCCTGCTCACCAACCTCATCATGCCCCTCTGCATCCTCGCCAGTTGGCATGTGGAAAAACACCTCAAGGGCTACCTCATCTCCATGCTGGCCCTTCAGGTGGGAATGGTGGGCGTGTTTATCGCTTTAGACCTGGTGCTCTTCTACCTGTTCTGGGAAGTCATGCTCATCCCCATGTACTTCCTGATCGGGATCTGGGGAGGCGAACGCCGCATCTACGCGGCCGTCAAGTTCTTTCTCTATACCGCGGCCGGATCGCTGCTCATGCTGGCGGCGCTCATCACGCTCTACTTCAAGGTGGGCAGCCTCAACATAGTGGAATTGACCCAGGCCCTCAGCAGCGGAGCCGTCTTTCTCGACGAAACGACGGCTTTCTGGCTCTTCTCGGCTTTCTTCCTGGCCTTCGCCATCAAGGTGCCCCTCTTCCCCTTCCACACCTGGCTGCCCGACGCCCACGTGGAAGCGCCCACGGCGGGATCGGTCATCCTGGCCGGCGTACTGCTCAAGATGGGGACCTACGGACTGCTGCGCTTCTGCCTGCCCATGTTCCCCGAAGCGGCCGTGCAGGCGGCGCCCACGGTGTCCTGGCTGGCCATCATCGCCATCATCTACGGCGCCCTGGTGGCCATGGTGCAGCCCGACGTCAAGAAGCTGGTGGCCTACTCCTCGGTCAGCCACATGGGACTGATCGTGCTGGGCATCTTCGCCTTCAACATGCAGGCGGTGGAGGGAGCCACCATGCAGATGCTCAATCACGGCATCTCCACCGGCGGACTCTTCCTGCTGGTAGGCATGATCTACGACCGCCGCCACACCCGGAAGATCGAAGACTTCGGCGGACTGGCCCAGTCCATGCCGGTCTACGCCGTGCTCTTCATGGTCATCACCCTTTCCAGCATCGGGCTCCCCGGCCTCAACGGATTCGTGGGCGAGTTCCTGACCCTGCAGGGGACCTTCCTGGCCAATCCCCTCTACGCCGCCTTCGCCACCACGGGAGTCATTCTCTCGGCGGTCTACATGCTGTGGATGTACCAGCGGGTCTTCCTGGGCAAGGTCTCCAGCTCGGAAAACCGTACTCTCTCCGACCTGTCGCCGCGTGAAATCGGACTCCTTTTGCCGCTGGTCATCCTGGCTCTGTGGATGGGCCTTTACTCCAGTTCTTTCCTGCGGCCCATGGACGCATCCATTCAAAAAATCGTAGACCGGGTCGAGGACGTTCGCCAGAACCAAGACATGCGGGTGGAAAATCGTGGAAATTAA
- a CDS encoding type II toxin-antitoxin system VapC family toxin: protein MIVLDASVLIELLLATRRGRQVADRITSTDISLHAPHLVDLEVAQTIRRCAFNDTITAQRGRLALEHLRQLDLERHPHELYLPRIWELRHNLTAYDAAYVSLAEVLGATLLTGDIRLASAPGVQVKVEMF, encoded by the coding sequence GTGATCGTACTTGATGCTTCGGTCTTGATTGAGCTGCTGCTCGCTACCCGCAGAGGCCGTCAAGTAGCGGATCGCATAACTTCGACCGATATATCCCTCCATGCCCCCCACCTTGTTGATCTTGAGGTGGCCCAGACGATCAGGCGCTGTGCCTTCAACGACACGATAACCGCCCAGCGCGGAAGACTGGCCCTGGAACACCTGCGCCAGCTCGACTTAGAGCGGCATCCTCATGAGCTTTACCTGCCTCGCATCTGGGAGTTGCGTCATAATCTGACTGCATATGACGCCGCCTATGTCAGCCTAGCCGAAGTCCTGGGCGCGACTTTGCTGACCGGAGACATCAGGCTGGCGAGCGCGCCTGGCGTCCAGGTCAAGGTGGAGATGTTCTGA
- the ilvN gene encoding acetolactate synthase small subunit: MRVISEYRDPRQSPLQTLVLHVEDKPGVLDRVASVFRRRAFNIASLSVGHTHRPGISRMTVVMEGGAAEAERAEANLHKLINVLSVDNVTERPSLERHLALVKVRCNPANRREILQLCEVFRARVVDIGPQALVAEITGSDSKIEGLVEVLRPFGILEMARTGAVAMSRGKQASEQGSRPGSGTASENEGSTETSNRAAVRDRISPPVIERVSLLSEDGRSLTAAR; encoded by the coding sequence ATGCGAGTGATTTCAGAGTACCGCGACCCCCGGCAGAGCCCCTTGCAGACCCTGGTCCTTCACGTCGAAGACAAGCCGGGAGTGCTGGACCGGGTGGCTTCCGTCTTCCGGCGCCGCGCCTTCAACATCGCTTCGCTGAGCGTAGGACACACCCACCGTCCCGGCATCTCCCGCATGACGGTGGTGATGGAGGGCGGGGCGGCCGAGGCCGAGCGGGCTGAGGCCAACCTGCACAAGCTGATCAACGTCCTCTCGGTCGACAACGTCACCGAACGCCCCAGCCTGGAGCGCCATCTGGCGCTGGTCAAGGTGCGCTGCAACCCGGCCAACCGCCGCGAGATCCTGCAACTGTGCGAGGTCTTCAGGGCCCGCGTGGTGGACATCGGACCGCAAGCGCTGGTGGCCGAGATCACCGGCTCCGACTCCAAGATCGAGGGATTGGTGGAAGTCCTGCGTCCTTTCGGGATCCTGGAGATGGCCCGCACGGGAGCCGTGGCCATGTCGAGGGGCAAGCAGGCATCAGAGCAGGGTTCCCGTCCAGGGAGCGGAACAGCGTCAGAAAACGAAGGGTCAACCGAAACGAGCAATCGGGCGGCCGTTAGAGACCGCATAAGTCCTCCGGTAATTGAGAGGGTGTCTTTGCTAAGCGAGGATGGGCGGTCTCTAACGGCGGCTCGATAG